The proteins below are encoded in one region of Paenarthrobacter ilicis:
- the ccsB gene encoding c-type cytochrome biogenesis protein CcsB: protein MPVINETLGQYSELFMLLAAGTYTVAFIAFAWDLAKSSKTFQTVDLKAAATTAGERVTVAAGRVSAGLNGADAGGPAGRAERPTSSLTVEGGTAAGDMKYAAERRVPARIAVALTVLGVLIHAAGVITRALGAGRVPWGNMYEFLTTGAFVAVAVFLVTLIRRDLRFLGTFVLGLVIIMLVAASVSFWTPVGHLVPALQSYWLIIHVSIAVLSAALFTLTFAMSVLQLLQSYRQKNLGLGRKDNLAFLRVVPNALSLENLSYRINAIAFIGWTFTLMFGAIWAEKAWGRFWGWDPKEVWTFVIWVVYAGYLHARATRGWTGTRAAWLSIVGYACVIINFTLVNTVFQGLHSYSGL, encoded by the coding sequence ATGCCAGTCATCAACGAAACCCTGGGCCAGTACAGCGAGCTGTTCATGCTCCTGGCCGCCGGCACGTACACCGTTGCGTTCATTGCCTTTGCCTGGGACCTGGCGAAGAGCAGCAAGACGTTCCAGACCGTGGACCTCAAGGCCGCCGCCACCACTGCGGGGGAGCGGGTAACGGTTGCTGCCGGGCGCGTCAGCGCTGGCCTGAACGGCGCCGACGCCGGTGGGCCGGCAGGCCGTGCCGAGCGGCCGACGTCGAGCCTCACCGTTGAGGGCGGAACCGCTGCGGGCGACATGAAGTACGCTGCCGAACGCCGCGTCCCGGCCCGGATCGCCGTTGCACTGACCGTGCTGGGTGTCCTGATCCACGCTGCAGGCGTGATCACCCGCGCCCTGGGTGCGGGCCGCGTGCCGTGGGGCAACATGTACGAGTTCCTCACCACGGGTGCTTTTGTTGCTGTGGCCGTCTTCCTGGTGACGCTGATCCGTCGCGACCTGCGCTTCCTGGGCACCTTTGTGCTGGGCCTGGTCATCATCATGCTGGTGGCCGCATCAGTGTCCTTCTGGACCCCCGTTGGCCACCTGGTTCCTGCGCTCCAGAGCTACTGGCTGATCATCCACGTTTCCATCGCAGTGCTCTCCGCGGCGCTGTTCACATTGACCTTTGCCATGTCGGTCCTGCAGTTGCTGCAGTCCTACCGGCAGAAGAACCTGGGCCTTGGCCGCAAGGACAACCTGGCGTTCCTGCGGGTGGTTCCCAACGCGTTGAGCCTTGAAAACCTGTCCTACCGCATCAATGCGATTGCCTTCATCGGCTGGACCTTCACGCTGATGTTCGGTGCCATCTGGGCCGAAAAGGCCTGGGGCCGCTTCTGGGGCTGGGATCCCAAGGAAGTCTGGACGTTCGTGATCTGGGTTGTTTACGCAGGCTACTTGCACGCCCGCGCCACCCGCGGTTGGACCGGAACCCGCGCAGCCTGGTTGTCGATTGTTGGCTACGCCTGCGTGATCATCAACTTCACGTTGGTCAACACGGTGTTCCAGGGGCTTCACTCCTACTCGGGACTTTAA
- the resB gene encoding cytochrome c biogenesis protein ResB, with product MSESVKAKKKSPSAGDTTPAEGKLEQAKAEAALPALGARGMLRWAWTQLTSMRTALFLLLMLAVGAVPGSLFPQRAANPAVVTQYIKDNASYGQFLDALQMFDVYSSAWFSAIYILLFISLIGCVTPRAIAHYKAMKSQPPRTPKRLSRLPEYGTLAVPADAGIPASKAINDAAGLLRKRGYRVEVRDADGGLPSLGAERGFLKEVGNLVFHTSLIGVLVSVAIGGLFGYSGQRILVEGDTFVNTLVGYDQFTPGTNFISSNLQPYSMQLDKFEAKFDRESPGKAGQPIDYTAEVTTKETPDAPAKKETLKVNDPVSLGGTSLYLTGNGYAPMVTVRDGDGNVAFQGPVIAKVQGDNYYSSVVIKVPDAKPEQLGFVGFFLPTAMVTEEKISYSGAPELINPQLSLNSFYGDLGLDKGVPQNVFELDVKDLKPLNSRTMAAGGLTLTPGATANLPDGKGSITFDGVKKYIGVDIHHNPGQLYALIFGLLAVAGLMISLYVNRRRVWVRTGTHEDGRTMVEYGLLARGEDHRLAGEAAALRELFAREWNIPDTPPAPPTTAVSSSTSKDQ from the coding sequence ATGAGTGAGTCCGTGAAAGCCAAGAAGAAGTCACCATCTGCCGGCGACACCACCCCGGCAGAAGGCAAACTGGAGCAAGCCAAGGCCGAGGCAGCGCTGCCGGCGCTCGGCGCCAGAGGTATGCTCCGCTGGGCATGGACACAGCTCACCAGCATGCGTACGGCGCTGTTCCTGCTGTTGATGCTTGCCGTGGGCGCGGTTCCCGGGTCCCTCTTTCCTCAGCGTGCCGCCAACCCGGCCGTGGTGACGCAGTACATCAAGGACAACGCGTCCTACGGCCAGTTCCTGGACGCGCTGCAGATGTTCGACGTCTACTCTTCGGCCTGGTTCTCTGCCATTTACATCCTTCTGTTCATCTCCCTGATCGGCTGTGTCACCCCGCGCGCCATCGCCCACTACAAGGCGATGAAGTCCCAACCACCGCGCACCCCCAAGCGCCTTTCGCGCCTGCCGGAGTACGGCACCCTGGCGGTGCCCGCCGACGCCGGGATCCCGGCGTCGAAAGCCATCAATGATGCCGCCGGGCTGCTGAGGAAGCGCGGCTACCGCGTTGAGGTCAGGGACGCCGACGGCGGCCTTCCGTCCCTGGGTGCCGAGCGCGGCTTCCTGAAGGAAGTGGGCAACCTGGTGTTCCACACCTCCCTGATCGGCGTGCTGGTGTCCGTGGCCATCGGCGGCCTGTTCGGCTACAGCGGCCAGCGGATCCTGGTGGAAGGCGACACGTTCGTGAACACCCTGGTGGGCTACGACCAATTCACCCCGGGCACCAACTTCATCAGCAGCAACCTGCAGCCGTACTCCATGCAGCTGGACAAGTTCGAGGCCAAGTTCGACCGTGAGTCACCCGGCAAGGCAGGCCAGCCGATCGACTACACCGCAGAAGTCACCACCAAGGAGACCCCGGACGCCCCGGCCAAAAAGGAAACCCTGAAGGTCAACGATCCCGTGTCCTTGGGCGGCACCAGCCTCTACCTCACGGGTAACGGCTATGCGCCCATGGTCACCGTCCGCGACGGCGACGGAAACGTTGCCTTCCAGGGCCCGGTGATCGCCAAAGTCCAGGGTGACAACTACTACTCTTCCGTGGTTATCAAGGTCCCGGACGCCAAGCCGGAGCAACTCGGATTTGTTGGCTTCTTCCTTCCCACGGCCATGGTGACCGAGGAAAAGATCTCCTACAGCGGCGCACCGGAACTCATCAACCCGCAGCTGAGCCTGAACTCGTTCTACGGGGACCTGGGCCTGGACAAAGGTGTACCCCAGAACGTGTTTGAGCTGGACGTCAAAGACCTCAAGCCCCTGAACAGCCGCACCATGGCGGCCGGTGGCCTTACCCTCACCCCCGGTGCCACAGCCAACCTTCCCGACGGCAAGGGCAGCATCACCTTCGACGGCGTGAAAAAGTACATCGGTGTGGACATCCACCACAACCCCGGCCAGCTGTATGCCCTGATTTTCGGCCTCCTGGCCGTGGCCGGTTTGATGATTTCCCTGTACGTCAACCGCCGCCGTGTGTGGGTCCGCACAGGAACCCACGAAGATGGCCGGACAATGGTGGAGTACGGCTTGCTAGCACGCGGTGAGGATCACCGGCTGGCCGGCGAGGCCGCGGCCCTCCGTGAACTCTTCGCCCGGGAATGGAACATCCCGGACACGCCACCGGCACCCCCCACAACAGCAGTCTCTTCCTCAACCTCGAAGGACCAGTAA
- a CDS encoding cytochrome c biogenesis CcdA family protein: MNSPFAETILNGSLLLAVPVALLAGLVSFLSPCVLPLVPGYLGYVTGLTGVDLQKQRRGRMLAGIGLFVLGFSVIFVLLGGAFGQLGTLLTGPQNAWITQLLGILVIIMGVVFMGGFGWLQRDAKIHAKPPAGLWGAPLLGLTFGLGWAPCIGPTYSAVQLLSLSGGSSAAKGALLAFVYSLGLGIPFLLIALAVRRGMGVMSFFRTHRLAIQRIGGGILILLGILMATGVWGTWVTELQYWFQNDVKLPI; this comes from the coding sequence GTGAACAGTCCTTTCGCCGAGACGATCCTCAACGGATCCCTGCTGCTGGCCGTGCCGGTGGCATTGCTGGCCGGGCTGGTCTCCTTCCTTTCCCCCTGCGTGCTGCCGTTGGTTCCCGGGTACCTGGGCTACGTCACTGGACTGACCGGCGTCGACCTCCAAAAGCAGCGGCGCGGCCGCATGCTGGCGGGCATCGGCCTGTTCGTCCTGGGCTTCTCGGTGATTTTCGTCCTCCTGGGCGGCGCGTTCGGCCAGCTGGGCACCCTGCTGACCGGGCCGCAAAATGCCTGGATCACGCAGCTCCTGGGCATCCTGGTGATCATCATGGGAGTGGTGTTCATGGGTGGTTTCGGCTGGCTCCAGCGGGACGCGAAGATCCATGCCAAGCCTCCCGCCGGACTCTGGGGCGCACCCCTTCTGGGCCTCACCTTCGGTCTGGGGTGGGCGCCATGCATTGGGCCCACGTACTCCGCGGTACAGTTGCTGAGCCTTTCCGGGGGATCGTCGGCCGCCAAGGGAGCTCTTCTGGCGTTCGTATACAGCCTGGGCCTGGGCATCCCATTCCTCCTGATCGCCCTGGCAGTACGCCGTGGCATGGGAGTCATGTCCTTCTTCCGCACGCATCGGCTGGCCATCCAGCGGATCGGCGGAGGCATCCTGATTTTGCTCGGTATCCTCATGGCCACCGGAGTGTGGGGCACCTGGGTGACCGAGCTGCAGTACTGGTTCCAAAACGATGTGAAGTTGCCGATCTGA
- a CDS encoding TlpA family protein disulfide reductase produces the protein MDNINPSRRGVLTAGGVLLAGLTMGLSACAQEDALAKQARAGDNKNYVAGDGSVTEFAKADRSAPVELKGTLFTGTQVKPEDLLGKVTVLNFWFAACAPCRIEAPQLEALHQEYKDQGVQFFGVNLRDEQPTAEAFDKTFNITYPSFNDKDGAVLLSVSGIVPPGAVPTTLVLDKDGKVASRVLGEIEKSTLKALITSAVAE, from the coding sequence ATGGACAACATCAATCCTTCACGCCGCGGCGTGCTGACTGCCGGCGGCGTCCTCCTGGCAGGACTCACCATGGGCTTGTCCGCCTGTGCCCAGGAAGATGCGCTTGCCAAGCAGGCCAGGGCAGGGGACAACAAGAACTACGTGGCCGGCGATGGCTCCGTCACGGAGTTCGCCAAGGCTGACCGCTCGGCTCCCGTGGAACTCAAGGGAACCCTGTTCACCGGAACCCAGGTGAAGCCCGAGGACCTGCTGGGCAAGGTCACGGTGCTGAACTTCTGGTTCGCTGCCTGTGCTCCCTGCCGCATTGAAGCACCCCAGCTTGAAGCCCTGCACCAGGAGTACAAGGACCAGGGCGTCCAGTTCTTCGGCGTGAACCTTCGCGATGAGCAGCCCACGGCAGAGGCTTTCGACAAGACGTTCAACATCACCTACCCCAGCTTCAATGACAAGGACGGTGCGGTGCTGTTGTCCGTGTCCGGCATTGTTCCCCCCGGCGCCGTTCCCACCACCTTGGTGTTGGACAAGGACGGAAAAGTGGCGTCCCGTGTTCTGGGCGAGATCGAAAAGAGCACCTTGAAGGCCCTCATCACCTCAGCTGTGGCCGAGTAG
- a CDS encoding histidine phosphatase family protein yields the protein MPQATVHLLRHGEVHNPDGVLYGRLPEFHLSERGREMARMLAGHFTARANDGAKIVHLVASPLTRAQETAMPTAEALNLEIHTEPRIIEAENHFQGLHPTRSEFLKPKHWFYFRNPMRPSWGEPYKAQAARVLAAVEDARLTALELGGDGAEAILVSHQLPIWSTRLTAEGRRLAHDPRKRECTLTSLTSLTLDGDGKVVRVEYSEPAAVLLPGAASTPGA from the coding sequence ATGCCCCAAGCAACTGTCCATCTGCTTCGCCATGGCGAGGTCCATAATCCTGACGGCGTCCTCTACGGACGGCTGCCTGAATTCCACCTCTCCGAACGGGGCAGGGAGATGGCGCGCATGTTGGCCGGCCACTTCACGGCCCGCGCCAATGATGGCGCCAAGATCGTGCACCTTGTGGCATCGCCCCTGACGCGCGCGCAGGAAACAGCCATGCCCACCGCCGAGGCCCTGAACCTGGAAATCCACACGGAGCCCCGGATCATCGAGGCCGAGAACCACTTCCAGGGGCTCCACCCCACCAGGAGTGAGTTCCTGAAGCCCAAGCACTGGTTCTACTTCCGCAACCCCATGCGCCCGTCCTGGGGTGAACCGTACAAAGCACAGGCCGCCCGCGTCCTGGCCGCCGTTGAAGATGCGCGGCTTACGGCCCTGGAGTTGGGTGGCGATGGCGCCGAGGCCATCCTGGTGAGCCACCAGCTGCCCATCTGGTCCACCCGCCTGACAGCGGAGGGGCGACGCCTTGCCCACGATCCCCGCAAGCGCGAGTGCACACTGACCTCCCTCACCTCCCTGACGCTCGACGGCGACGGCAAGGTTGTGCGCGTTGAGTACAGCGAGCCCGCTGCCGTGCTTCTTCCCGGCGCTGCCAGCACCCCGGGGGCATAG
- a CDS encoding YceI family protein has product MTLPADVTTGTWTLDASHSEIGFTVRHAGISKVRGQFKDAAATLEVGESLADSKVNATIQTASFDSGDVNRDGHVKGEDFFDVEKFPEITFVSRHVKANGNSFDLVGDLTIKGVTKEVSIETEFNGVAVDPFGNTRAGVSGETTISRKDFGLTWNAVLEAGGVLVSDKVVINLELAFIAPAAA; this is encoded by the coding sequence ATGACCCTTCCCGCAGACGTAACCACCGGCACCTGGACCCTGGACGCTTCGCACAGCGAAATCGGCTTCACCGTCCGCCACGCAGGAATCAGCAAGGTCCGCGGCCAGTTCAAGGACGCTGCAGCCACCCTCGAGGTTGGCGAATCCCTGGCCGACTCCAAGGTCAACGCCACCATCCAGACCGCCAGCTTTGACTCCGGCGACGTCAACCGCGACGGCCACGTCAAGGGCGAAGACTTCTTCGATGTTGAGAAGTTCCCGGAAATCACCTTCGTTTCCCGCCACGTCAAGGCCAACGGCAACAGCTTCGACCTCGTGGGCGATCTCACCATCAAGGGTGTCACCAAGGAGGTCTCCATCGAGACCGAATTCAACGGCGTAGCTGTTGACCCGTTCGGCAACACCCGTGCAGGCGTCTCCGGCGAGACCACCATCAGCCGCAAGGACTTCGGCCTCACCTGGAACGCCGTCCTCGAAGCCGGTGGCGTCTTGGTCAGCGACAAGGTTGTCATCAACCTGGAACTCGCCTTCATCGCTCCCGCAGCGGCCTGA
- a CDS encoding redox-sensing transcriptional repressor Rex, giving the protein MEKTVTALEPSPDTNTEDSEPAAKQIPPAAVARMTLYLRALNSLLAEGVERVSSEALAEASGVSSSTLRKDLSYVGSYGTRGVGYEVQNLSRHIAAALGLTHDWKVAIVGAGNLGKALARYGGFESRGFDVVAIFDADPMVIGNEVGWLRVSDSAELERVLERTHTNMVVLALPATVAQSVADRVIAAGIRSILSFAPVLLQVPPHVNLRKVDMATELQILAYHAQRAQAPGQAV; this is encoded by the coding sequence ATGGAGAAGACCGTGACTGCGCTTGAACCGTCCCCGGATACCAACACCGAGGACAGCGAACCTGCCGCCAAGCAGATACCGCCCGCGGCTGTAGCCCGGATGACCCTCTATTTGCGCGCGCTCAACTCCCTCTTGGCAGAAGGCGTGGAACGGGTTTCTTCAGAAGCCCTGGCGGAAGCGTCCGGCGTGAGCTCTTCCACCCTACGCAAGGATCTTTCCTACGTTGGTTCGTACGGAACCCGCGGTGTGGGCTACGAGGTCCAGAACCTGAGCCGTCACATCGCGGCCGCGCTGGGTCTGACCCACGATTGGAAAGTGGCCATTGTGGGCGCCGGTAACCTCGGCAAAGCTCTGGCCCGCTATGGCGGTTTTGAGTCCCGGGGTTTCGACGTCGTGGCTATTTTTGATGCTGATCCCATGGTGATCGGCAACGAGGTTGGTTGGCTGAGGGTCAGCGATTCGGCCGAACTGGAACGTGTCCTGGAACGCACGCACACCAACATGGTGGTGTTGGCCCTGCCCGCTACGGTGGCGCAATCCGTGGCTGACCGGGTGATCGCTGCCGGGATCCGCAGCATCCTCAGCTTCGCGCCGGTCCTGTTGCAGGTCCCTCCGCACGTTAACCTCCGCAAGGTGGACATGGCCACCGAGCTCCAGATTCTGGCGTACCACGCACAACGGGCGCAGGCTCCGGGCCAGGCCGTCTAG
- a CDS encoding glutaredoxin family protein, with protein sequence MAIPDVVLLTKADCHLCKEARAAVERVSSGLGVPWREQQIDEDPELRERYAEEIPVVLVNGIQRDFWKIDEQRLARTLKKAMEG encoded by the coding sequence ATGGCAATTCCCGACGTCGTCCTCCTCACCAAAGCTGACTGCCACCTCTGCAAAGAGGCGCGTGCCGCCGTCGAGCGTGTTTCATCGGGCCTGGGTGTGCCGTGGCGCGAGCAGCAGATTGACGAGGACCCGGAACTGCGTGAGCGGTACGCAGAGGAGATCCCCGTGGTGCTGGTGAACGGCATCCAGCGGGATTTCTGGAAGATCGATGAGCAGCGGCTGGCCCGCACCTTGAAGAAGGCCATGGAGGGCTGA
- a CDS encoding HAD family hydrolase, whose protein sequence is MPDEKNAAVAATAQAQKHTGEAAFFDVDNTLMKGASLFHVARKMYERKAFTLSQAAGFAWKQFKFVMRGENMEDVHSVRDSALTLAAGITVADIKALGEEVYDEMIESRIWPGTKALAEQHLRVGRKVWLVTATPIEVATVISTRLGLTGALGTVGEVHDGMYTGKLVGDILHGPAKAIAVQLIADREGLDLEHCWAYSDSANDIPLLTLVGHPVVINPDAKLRKHARDNNWPVYDFRSGRRAATLGLKAATVGGAVYGLWRGFSRFRGPRL, encoded by the coding sequence ATGCCCGACGAGAAGAACGCCGCTGTTGCCGCAACTGCCCAAGCGCAGAAGCACACCGGCGAAGCTGCATTCTTCGACGTCGACAACACCTTGATGAAAGGTGCCAGCCTCTTCCACGTGGCCCGGAAAATGTACGAACGCAAAGCCTTCACCTTGTCGCAGGCGGCCGGCTTCGCCTGGAAGCAGTTCAAGTTCGTCATGCGTGGCGAAAACATGGAGGATGTTCACTCCGTGCGCGATTCCGCGCTGACGCTCGCCGCAGGGATCACCGTGGCCGACATCAAGGCCTTGGGCGAAGAAGTCTACGACGAGATGATCGAGTCCAGGATCTGGCCCGGAACCAAAGCCCTCGCCGAACAGCACCTCAGAGTGGGACGCAAAGTGTGGCTGGTCACCGCCACTCCCATTGAGGTGGCCACCGTGATCTCCACCCGTCTGGGTTTGACCGGCGCGCTGGGCACGGTGGGCGAAGTTCACGACGGCATGTACACCGGAAAACTCGTGGGCGATATTTTGCATGGGCCGGCCAAGGCAATCGCTGTCCAGCTCATCGCCGATCGCGAGGGCTTGGACCTTGAACATTGCTGGGCGTACAGCGACTCAGCCAACGACATTCCCTTGCTCACACTGGTGGGGCACCCCGTGGTCATCAACCCCGACGCCAAGCTGCGCAAGCATGCCCGCGACAACAACTGGCCCGTATACGACTTCCGGTCCGGCCGGCGTGCCGCGACTCTCGGTCTGAAGGCAGCCACGGTTGGCGGCGCCGTCTACGGCCTGTGGCGCGGCTTCTCCAGATTCCGCGGACCGCGGCTCTAG
- a CDS encoding DUF559 domain-containing protein yields the protein MQKTSSAAPAIPSAPFTLAEAMAAGIRPPQLWRSNAVASVSRGVYRTESWDFDLAEAARSLSSATPGAWISHITAARLHGLVLPPWFSDSDELHLSKPRKLPSVRRKGIVGHTVLVHDGEVEVVHGMRISTRSRTWLDLASVLPLNHLTCMADQLIRIPRPDLEGRREPFQTPKGLRSLVDRHKRRQGVVRAREALDLMRIGADSAPETLLRLAMLDFNLPEPQLQVKLRENDPFSPSSDLGYREYRVAIQYDGGHHLEDQQRARDRRRDKAFEAAGWTVLVFGKEDLADGFDRAAQKIKWTLRRAWTDPAVAAGFRSGGK from the coding sequence ATGCAGAAGACCTCCTCCGCCGCGCCGGCTATTCCCTCCGCCCCGTTCACCCTGGCCGAGGCCATGGCTGCTGGCATCAGGCCACCTCAGCTGTGGCGGAGCAATGCCGTGGCATCTGTCAGTCGTGGCGTCTACCGAACCGAATCTTGGGATTTTGATCTCGCCGAAGCGGCAAGGTCTTTGTCATCGGCAACCCCGGGAGCCTGGATTTCGCACATTACGGCAGCGCGGCTCCACGGGCTGGTGCTTCCGCCATGGTTCTCCGACTCCGACGAACTTCACTTGAGCAAGCCGCGAAAGCTCCCATCGGTCCGGCGCAAGGGCATCGTTGGGCACACTGTTCTGGTGCACGACGGGGAAGTTGAAGTGGTTCACGGGATGCGTATCAGCACCAGATCGCGCACGTGGCTGGACTTGGCAAGTGTTCTGCCCCTGAATCATCTGACCTGCATGGCAGATCAACTCATCCGCATTCCGCGGCCGGATCTGGAGGGCAGGCGCGAACCCTTCCAAACGCCGAAAGGTCTGAGGTCCTTGGTTGACCGACACAAACGCAGGCAGGGAGTGGTCCGCGCACGGGAAGCCCTGGACCTCATGCGTATTGGCGCCGACTCAGCGCCGGAAACCTTGCTGCGGTTGGCGATGCTGGACTTCAATCTGCCTGAACCCCAACTTCAGGTGAAGCTTCGCGAGAACGACCCCTTCTCGCCGTCGTCGGATCTCGGCTATCGCGAGTATAGGGTCGCCATCCAGTACGACGGCGGACATCACCTTGAGGACCAGCAGCGGGCCCGGGACCGGCGCCGCGACAAAGCCTTCGAAGCGGCGGGCTGGACAGTCCTGGTGTTCGGGAAGGAGGATCTGGCTGACGGATTCGACCGCGCGGCGCAGAAAATCAAATGGACTCTTCGCCGTGCCTGGACCGATCCAGCAGTTGCGGCGGGCTTCAGGTCAGGCGGGAAGTGA
- a CDS encoding 30S ribosomal protein bS22, with protein sequence MGSVIKKRRKRMAKKKHRKLLRKTRHQRRNKK encoded by the coding sequence GTGGGTTCAGTTATTAAGAAGCGCCGCAAGCGTATGGCCAAGAAGAAGCACCGCAAGCTGCTTCGCAAGACCCGCCACCAGCGTCGCAATAAGAAGTAG
- a CDS encoding helix-turn-helix domain-containing protein, which translates to MSAETNFSNARFMTVAEVAEVLRVSKMTVYRLVHSGEMPAVRFGRSFRVPEEAVAQYLKGAVVDGQSETA; encoded by the coding sequence ATGTCTGCGGAGACTAACTTCTCGAATGCGCGTTTCATGACGGTGGCTGAAGTCGCCGAGGTCCTGCGCGTTTCCAAAATGACCGTGTACCGCCTGGTTCACTCCGGAGAAATGCCTGCCGTCAGGTTTGGCCGCTCCTTCCGTGTCCCCGAAGAAGCTGTTGCACAGTACCTTAAAGGCGCCGTGGTGGATGGGCAGTCCGAGACCGCCTGA